In the genome of Candidatus Woesearchaeota archaeon, the window CAACTTCCGCGATCTTGTCCACCATTTTCTTGAGCATTCGTTCTTCTTGGTCGAGAAATGCCTGCATTTGCATTGGATCATTAATTTGAATTTTTGCGTCAGTTTCTGTGCTTTTGATTTCAATCGCGCAATCAATTAACACGATTTTTGCGCTTTTGACGAGTTTAGGCATGCTGTTATGCACGCGTTCTTTGTCAAGGACAATTCCTTTTATGAGTCGAGAATCTTCGATTGCAGCGCCTGTTCGTTTTTGGATTTTTACATTGTTCAAATCAATGACCATTTTGTTTGGTTGCTGTTCCGCGACTGCTCCAATCGCTTCGACTGTTAACGCCGCAAGATGATCTTTAGAGGATTCCGCGCCTTTTCCTGTCATCGCAGTTGTCGCGATCTTTGTTAATTCTTCTTTGTCATTTGGCTGCACTGTTTCCGCGATATTGTGGAGTATTTCCTGCGCTTTTTGCGCCGCAAGTCTGTACCCTTTTGTAATCATTGTAGGATGGATTTCTTTTTCGAGAAGCGCTTCTGCTTTTTTGAGGAGTTCTCCTGCGATAATCACTGCTGTTGTTGTTCCATCGCCGACTTCTGTTTCCTGTGTTTTCGCGATCTCGACAATCATTTTCGCCGCAGGATGTTCAATTTGCATTTCTCTTAGAATCGTAACTCCATCGTTGGTGACGATGATGTCGCCTAACGAATCTACTAACATTTTGTCCATTCCTTTTGGACCGAGTGTTGTGCGGATGGTTTCCGCGACAAGTTTTCCAGCCATGATATTATTCTGCTGCGCGGTTTTTCCTGTTGTTCGCTGTGATCCTTCTGGAAGAATATAGATTGGTTGTACTTGCTGTTGTGTCATTGTTGTTGCCTCGTTTCGTTCGCTTGTTTTTTGTTATTTTCTGATATTATTTTACACTAATTAATAAAAGGATGAATTGTGTAGCAGGTCTTTGCTTGCGCGTGTTTTTGATCTGCTGAGCGATTCTTTTCTCTTCTTTTGTGGAAGCATGGCTCTTTTTTAAAGGTTGTGCAAGAATTCTGTTACTACTTGAGGTTTATGAAAATTTTGTTATCTCCTATGCCTGTTCTCCAGACATTGTCATCTCTTCGTCATCTGCATTTTTGCTCTCCATCTTATGAGATCAAGAAGCTTGTTCTGTCCTAAATGGAGATCAATCTCTGCTGCTTCAGCAGGAGTTTTCCCTTTGAGTTGTTGATGTGGATTAACAAA includes:
- a CDS encoding TCP-1/cpn60 chaperonin family protein, with product MTQQQVQPIYILPEGSQRTTGKTAQQNNIMAGKLVAETIRTTLGPKGMDKMLVDSLGDIIVTNDGVTILREMQIEHPAAKMIVEIAKTQETEVGDGTTTAVIIAGELLKKAEALLEKEIHPTMITKGYRLAAQKAQEILHNIAETVQPNDKEELTKIATTAMTGKGAESSKDHLAALTVEAIGAVAEQQPNKMVIDLNNVKIQKRTGAAIEDSRLIKGIVLDKERVHNSMPKLVKSAKIVLIDCAIEIKSTETDAKIQINDPMQMQAFLDQEERMLKKMVDKIAEVGANVVVCQKGIDDLAQHFLAKKGIFAVRRVKKSDMDALSRATDAKTVSNIEDLNATDLGTADVEEQNVGNENMTFIENCKNPKAVTLLIRGSTEHVIDEVKRAVEDALGVVAATVRSGKVVAGAGAPEIELAKELRKFSESLRGREQLAVLAFAEAMEVIPRTLAENAGLDPIDVIAELKAEHDKGSKWAGIDVFSGKVMNALEANVIEPLQVKTQAISSAAEVAIMILRIDDVIAAGKRAPEAPHDHGMPEM